Proteins encoded together in one Microbacterium sp. ABRD28 window:
- a CDS encoding zinc-ribbon domain-containing protein: protein MAERVELWWARRQFSRGAEVPYPLGTYREAWAAYPAVARQYHPDLNAGIALSQIPPAADVLLRWQCDAGHLFAATPAEQRSRPGRVRRRSAWCPECLDAATGRGAFPALALPPKGVETAPPSPASPLAAPAHSPASRPRRPRTRPRRICEKTPDLPPGTSFASACAPKPASAAEALLHERLFGALAVTRGHTAVRVSRPFFEHREVWPDLVLPELRIAVEYDTIGRFGLEHVGAREDSDRRKDRLLREAGWEVVRLRSGKLEKLGPHDLQITTAGPRTVGLLLDAFRGIRGSLLIDAYAT from the coding sequence ATGGCCGAGAGGGTGGAGCTGTGGTGGGCGAGGCGGCAGTTCTCGCGGGGCGCCGAGGTGCCGTACCCGCTCGGCACCTACCGCGAGGCGTGGGCCGCCTACCCGGCCGTCGCGCGCCAGTACCACCCCGACCTCAACGCCGGGATCGCGCTGTCGCAGATCCCTCCGGCCGCCGATGTGCTGCTGCGGTGGCAGTGCGACGCCGGACACCTCTTCGCCGCCACCCCGGCCGAGCAGCGCAGTCGCCCGGGGCGTGTGCGCCGGCGGTCGGCCTGGTGTCCCGAGTGCCTCGATGCGGCGACGGGGCGTGGCGCCTTCCCCGCACTGGCGCTGCCGCCGAAGGGCGTCGAGACCGCTCCGCCATCGCCCGCGTCGCCGCTCGCGGCGCCCGCCCACAGCCCGGCATCACGTCCGCGGCGACCCCGCACGCGGCCCCGCCGCATCTGCGAGAAGACTCCCGACCTGCCCCCAGGCACCTCGTTCGCCAGCGCGTGTGCACCGAAGCCCGCGTCGGCGGCGGAGGCATTGCTGCACGAACGACTGTTCGGCGCGCTCGCGGTGACGCGAGGTCACACCGCGGTCCGCGTCTCGCGCCCCTTCTTCGAGCACCGCGAAGTCTGGCCCGACCTCGTCCTGCCCGAGCTGCGCATCGCCGTCGAGTACGACACGATCGGCCGGTTCGGCCTGGAGCACGTGGGCGCCCGCGAAGACTCCGACCGGCGCAAGGACCGACTCCTCCGTGAGGCCGGGTGGGAGGTCGTGCGCCTGCGCAGCGGCAAGCTCGAGAAGCTGGGGCCCCATGATCTGCAGATCACCACGGCGGGCCCGCGGACCGTGGGACTGCTGCTCGACGCGTTCCGCGGCATCCGGGGTTCTCTCCTCATCGATGCCTACGCGACGTGA
- a CDS encoding sugar ABC transporter permease, with translation MSATDSDLAQHDGGGATPPPSVRRDKSRPRGLGWSGRLEVLLMVGPAVAFFVGFVILPVVMAAYYGFFRWSGFGPATDFVGLQNYFVIFSDPNFQAALGHNAFIVIASLVMQGPVALLLALLLNRKMRGQSVIRVLIFVPYVIAEVVVGTGFSLLLATRGALNGFLENAGLGFLAADWLSDPAIAIWTLMAILTWKYVGFAVILFLAGLQSIPEELYEAAAIDGASYWQIQRRITLPLLGPTVRIWAFLSIIGALQLFDLVYIIWGQYVASVAGTNTMAIYMVATGRNAGNFGYGNAVAVVIFLISLVVALVYQRYVLRRDTAGAITERGAG, from the coding sequence ATGTCCGCCACGGACTCCGATCTCGCGCAGCACGACGGGGGCGGCGCCACGCCGCCCCCGTCCGTGCGGCGGGACAAGAGCCGTCCGCGCGGCCTGGGCTGGTCCGGCCGCCTCGAGGTCCTCCTCATGGTGGGCCCCGCCGTCGCCTTCTTCGTCGGCTTCGTCATCCTCCCCGTGGTGATGGCGGCCTACTACGGCTTCTTCCGCTGGTCGGGGTTCGGCCCGGCCACCGACTTCGTCGGCCTGCAGAACTACTTCGTCATCTTCAGTGACCCGAACTTCCAGGCCGCGCTCGGGCACAACGCCTTCATCGTCATCGCCTCCCTGGTGATGCAGGGACCGGTCGCGCTGCTCCTAGCCCTGCTGCTGAACCGCAAGATGCGCGGCCAGTCCGTCATCCGCGTGCTGATCTTCGTCCCCTACGTCATCGCCGAGGTCGTCGTCGGGACCGGGTTCAGCCTCCTGCTGGCCACCCGCGGAGCACTGAACGGCTTCCTCGAGAACGCCGGGCTCGGGTTCCTCGCGGCCGACTGGCTCTCCGACCCGGCGATCGCGATCTGGACCCTGATGGCGATCCTCACCTGGAAGTACGTCGGCTTCGCCGTCATCCTCTTCCTCGCGGGTCTGCAGTCGATTCCGGAAGAGCTGTACGAGGCCGCCGCGATCGACGGGGCGTCATACTGGCAGATCCAGCGGCGGATCACCCTGCCGCTGCTCGGACCCACCGTCCGCATCTGGGCGTTCCTGTCGATCATCGGCGCGCTGCAGCTGTTCGACCTCGTCTACATCATCTGGGGTCAGTACGTCGCATCCGTGGCGGGCACCAACACCATGGCCATCTACATGGTCGCCACCGGCCGCAACGCCGGGAACTTCGGCTACGGCAACGCCGTCGCCGTCGTCATCTTCCTCATCTCGCTGGTCGTCGCCCTGGTCTACCAGCGCTACGTGCTGCGACGCGACACCGCCGGCGCGATCACCGAAAGGGGTGCCGGATGA
- a CDS encoding TetR family transcriptional regulator, whose amino-acid sequence MPRWPEDSRERLVDAAISLFVERGFAATTVEQIATAAGVTPRTFFRHFGDKEEVLFTEEDELLPLLLGAIASLEPPFRADELMRHALGTLADRMEPERTRLRERHAIIKTDVALTGRELAKQAAWQPQIAAAIAARGYTGADAELLAAIGFALYRTAFVGWLEDDAREPLRDRVDRALPSARTVMDLAIPG is encoded by the coding sequence ATGCCGCGTTGGCCGGAGGATTCCCGCGAGCGACTCGTGGACGCCGCGATCTCGCTCTTCGTCGAGCGCGGCTTCGCCGCGACGACGGTGGAGCAGATCGCCACGGCGGCGGGGGTCACGCCGCGCACGTTCTTCCGGCACTTCGGTGACAAGGAGGAGGTGCTGTTCACCGAGGAGGACGAGCTGCTTCCCCTTCTGCTCGGCGCGATCGCATCGCTCGAGCCGCCGTTCCGCGCCGACGAGCTGATGCGCCACGCGCTCGGCACGCTGGCCGACAGGATGGAGCCGGAGCGGACGCGCCTGCGCGAACGGCACGCGATCATCAAGACCGACGTCGCCCTCACCGGTCGCGAGCTCGCCAAACAGGCCGCATGGCAGCCGCAGATCGCTGCGGCCATCGCCGCGCGCGGCTACACCGGGGCTGACGCAGAGCTGCTCGCGGCCATCGGGTTCGCCCTGTACCGGACCGCCTTCGTCGGCTGGCTCGAGGACGACGCACGCGAGCCGCTGCGCGACCGGGTGGACAGGGCGCTCCCGTCGGCGCGGACCGTGATGGACCTCGCGATCCCGGGCTGA
- a CDS encoding NADP-dependent oxidoreductase, with translation MAKKLTEATVVEYDRTGDADVLEVRTTELRPPGRGEVTVEIITAGISHIDGFIRSGREDAFANDPFPRRSGSDFAGTIIAVGEDVQGFSRGMDVVGHVRAGAHASAITVPTSVLVKKPRTVSWEAAGGLFLAGATALDILDQVRVGEGDTVVVSAAAGGVGSIEAQIARYRGATVIGTCGERNFDYLRQLGIKPVLYGPGIADRIRKAAGKPITAMIDNFGQDGRALAEDLEVSPSRYRSSEDRRDAEVRLLQDDPESVAQATSLLERVAQLAEKRAFTLLVSGLYALGDVAEAYADLGKLHARGKVVLATRPVTTVRTLKARDVWEAAG, from the coding sequence ATGGCGAAGAAGCTGACGGAAGCGACGGTCGTCGAGTACGACCGCACAGGCGATGCCGACGTTCTGGAGGTGCGTACCACCGAGCTCCGACCGCCGGGCCGCGGGGAGGTCACCGTGGAGATCATCACCGCGGGCATCAGCCACATCGACGGCTTCATCCGCAGTGGCCGAGAGGACGCATTCGCGAACGATCCGTTCCCGCGTCGCTCGGGGAGCGATTTCGCCGGCACGATCATCGCGGTCGGTGAGGACGTCCAGGGCTTCTCCAGGGGGATGGACGTCGTGGGGCACGTCCGCGCGGGAGCCCACGCCTCGGCGATCACGGTGCCGACGTCGGTTCTGGTGAAGAAGCCGCGCACCGTGTCGTGGGAGGCCGCCGGTGGACTCTTCCTCGCCGGAGCGACGGCCCTCGACATCCTCGACCAGGTGCGTGTCGGCGAGGGCGACACCGTCGTCGTGTCGGCTGCGGCCGGCGGCGTCGGCAGCATCGAGGCGCAGATCGCGCGATACCGCGGGGCGACGGTCATCGGCACGTGCGGTGAGCGCAACTTCGATTACCTGCGACAGCTCGGCATCAAGCCGGTGCTCTACGGGCCGGGCATCGCCGACCGCATCCGCAAGGCGGCGGGAAAGCCCATCACCGCGATGATCGACAACTTCGGGCAGGACGGTCGCGCGCTCGCCGAGGATCTGGAGGTCTCCCCCTCGCGCTACCGCTCGAGCGAAGACCGTCGAGACGCCGAGGTGCGGTTGCTGCAGGACGACCCCGAGTCGGTCGCCCAGGCGACGTCACTCCTCGAACGGGTGGCCCAGCTCGCCGAGAAGCGCGCCTTCACCCTTCTGGTGTCGGGGCTCTACGCGCTCGGAGACGTGGCCGAGGCCTACGCCGATCTCGGCAAACTGCACGCCCGCGGGAAGGTCGTGCTCGCCACGCGACCGGTCACGACGGTGCGCACGCTCAAGGCCCGGGATGTCTGGGAGGCGGCGGGCTGA
- a CDS encoding carbohydrate ABC transporter permease, protein MTITTRVAGRRDKGAPAKKLPWGPPSVYFIALVVIGMMLGPVLYIIIGGFRSNSEITVNPAGLPTEWRWENYASVLTAPQFWTQVGNSTLVGLATTVGAVALGLMASYVIARYSFRGRGALYALFAAGLMFPITVAITPLYIVIRNLGLMNSLPGVILPQIAFALPVTIIILVPFLRAIPDEIQEAAYIDGCGRLAFFWRMVLPLAVPGVITVSILAFIGSWNAYLLPLFILNNEAAFTLPLGVQQFSSQYSVDTARVLAFTSLSMLPALIFFSLFERRIVGGLTGAVKG, encoded by the coding sequence ATGACCATCACCACCCGCGTCGCCGGGCGACGCGACAAGGGCGCTCCCGCGAAGAAGCTCCCGTGGGGCCCGCCGAGCGTCTACTTCATCGCCCTCGTCGTCATCGGGATGATGCTCGGCCCGGTGCTGTACATCATCATCGGAGGATTCCGCAGCAACTCCGAGATCACCGTCAACCCCGCCGGACTCCCCACCGAGTGGCGCTGGGAGAACTACGCCAGCGTCCTGACGGCTCCGCAGTTCTGGACGCAGGTCGGCAACTCCACCCTGGTGGGCCTGGCGACCACCGTCGGCGCCGTCGCGCTCGGGCTCATGGCCAGCTACGTGATCGCGCGCTACAGCTTCCGCGGACGCGGCGCGCTCTACGCCCTCTTCGCCGCAGGGCTGATGTTCCCCATCACCGTAGCGATCACGCCGCTCTACATCGTGATCCGCAACCTCGGCCTGATGAACAGCCTCCCGGGCGTCATCCTGCCCCAGATCGCGTTCGCGCTCCCGGTGACGATCATCATCCTGGTGCCGTTCCTGCGTGCCATCCCCGATGAGATCCAGGAGGCGGCGTACATCGACGGCTGCGGCCGTTTGGCGTTCTTCTGGCGCATGGTGCTGCCCCTGGCCGTGCCCGGGGTCATCACGGTGTCGATCCTCGCCTTCATCGGCAGCTGGAACGCCTATCTGCTCCCCCTGTTCATCCTGAACAACGAGGCGGCCTTCACCCTCCCCCTGGGTGTGCAGCAGTTCTCCTCGCAGTACTCCGTCGACACCGCACGGGTGCTGGCGTTCACGTCCCTGTCGATGCTCCCCGCGCTGATCTTCTTCAGCCTGTTCGAGCGTCGCATCGTCGGCGGACTGACCGGCGCCGTCAAGGGCTGA
- a CDS encoding glycoside hydrolase family 3 N-terminal domain-containing protein yields the protein MTLEEKLGQLVGFWIDQGDEVVAPLAGEMKTSTRFEDAVTHGIGHFTRVYGTRPVDPIARAEWLWSEQRRLQRETRLGIPALVHEECLTGLAAWQAATFPTPLAWGAAFDPDLVAEMGRLIGGSMRELGIHQGLAPVLDVIRDPRWGRVDECIAEDPYVVGTIGTAYVRGLQDAGVHATLKHFVGYSGSQAGRNHAPVHAGPREMADVFLPPFEMAVRDGGVRSVMNSYAEIDGVPVAASSEYLTELLRDRWGFDGVVVADYFAVAFLHTMHQIAADLGEAAQLALEAGIDVELPTLDAYPALIERVRSGLLDEAVIDRAVTRVLTQKEELGLLDADFDTPPQQIDLDSPAHRRVARRLAEESTVLLTNDGMLPLGPDARRIAVLGPNADSAEALMGCYSFANHVLAHHPGTAMGFEIPTVLEALRSALPDAEISHEPGCDVEGDDRSRIASAVERAAASDVAVIVVGDRAGLFGRGTVGEGNDVESLDLPGLQRELVEAVVATGTPVVMVLLTGRPYAIAWAVEGERSPAAVVQSFFPGEEGGAALAAVLTGAVNPSGRLPVSLPRSAGAQPYTYLHPLLGGPSDVTSAANAPVLPFGHGLGYTAFAREDLTADRSVAAGGTFTATVTVRNAGERSGTDVVQLYAHDPVATITRPQAQLLAYQRVTLEPGESATVTFEVPTQRLAFSGRDLTRIVEPGTIHLWVGPSVAERETTTTLEITGGVHPVGAGDPRMATARVTPAATSRGTAPTSVAAGVR from the coding sequence ATGACCCTCGAAGAGAAGCTCGGCCAGCTCGTCGGCTTCTGGATCGACCAGGGTGATGAAGTGGTCGCCCCGCTCGCGGGCGAGATGAAGACCTCCACCCGGTTCGAGGACGCCGTCACGCACGGCATCGGGCATTTCACGCGCGTCTACGGCACCCGCCCGGTCGATCCCATCGCCCGGGCGGAGTGGCTGTGGAGCGAGCAGCGCCGGCTGCAGCGTGAGACCCGGCTGGGCATCCCCGCGCTCGTGCACGAGGAGTGTCTCACTGGTCTCGCCGCGTGGCAGGCAGCGACGTTCCCCACCCCGCTCGCGTGGGGCGCGGCGTTCGACCCCGACCTCGTGGCCGAGATGGGCCGCCTCATCGGCGGATCGATGCGAGAGCTCGGCATCCACCAGGGACTTGCTCCGGTGCTCGATGTCATCCGCGACCCGCGATGGGGCCGGGTCGACGAGTGCATCGCCGAAGACCCCTACGTCGTCGGCACGATCGGCACGGCGTACGTGCGGGGACTGCAGGATGCGGGGGTGCACGCCACCCTGAAGCACTTCGTCGGCTACTCCGGCTCGCAGGCCGGTCGCAACCACGCGCCCGTGCACGCGGGCCCTCGCGAGATGGCGGATGTCTTCCTGCCGCCGTTCGAGATGGCGGTGCGCGACGGCGGAGTGCGTTCGGTGATGAACTCCTACGCCGAGATCGACGGCGTGCCCGTCGCCGCGTCCTCCGAGTACCTCACCGAGCTGCTGCGCGACCGGTGGGGCTTCGACGGCGTCGTGGTCGCCGACTACTTCGCCGTGGCCTTCCTCCACACCATGCACCAGATCGCCGCCGACCTCGGCGAGGCGGCGCAGCTCGCGCTCGAGGCCGGTATCGACGTCGAGCTCCCCACCCTCGACGCCTACCCCGCGCTGATCGAGCGCGTGCGCTCCGGCCTCCTCGATGAGGCGGTGATCGATCGGGCGGTGACGCGGGTCCTCACCCAGAAGGAGGAGCTGGGTCTGCTCGACGCCGATTTCGACACCCCGCCCCAGCAGATCGACCTCGACAGCCCCGCCCATCGCCGCGTGGCCCGCCGGCTCGCCGAGGAGAGCACGGTGCTGTTGACCAACGACGGGATGCTGCCGCTCGGCCCCGATGCGCGTCGGATCGCGGTCCTCGGGCCCAACGCCGACAGCGCGGAAGCCCTCATGGGCTGCTACTCGTTCGCCAACCACGTTCTCGCGCACCACCCCGGAACCGCGATGGGCTTCGAGATCCCCACGGTGCTCGAGGCGCTGCGCTCCGCACTCCCCGACGCGGAGATCTCCCACGAGCCCGGCTGCGACGTCGAGGGCGACGACCGGTCGCGGATCGCGTCGGCGGTCGAGCGGGCCGCGGCGAGCGACGTCGCGGTGATCGTCGTCGGCGACCGCGCGGGCCTGTTCGGCCGCGGCACGGTCGGCGAAGGCAACGACGTCGAGTCCCTCGACCTTCCGGGCCTGCAGCGAGAGCTCGTCGAGGCTGTCGTCGCCACCGGCACCCCGGTCGTGATGGTGCTCCTCACGGGGCGCCCCTACGCCATCGCGTGGGCGGTCGAGGGCGAGCGCAGCCCTGCCGCCGTCGTGCAGTCGTTCTTCCCCGGGGAAGAGGGCGGCGCGGCGCTCGCGGCGGTCCTCACCGGCGCGGTCAACCCGTCGGGCCGGCTGCCGGTGTCGCTCCCCCGCTCGGCCGGGGCGCAGCCCTACACCTACCTGCACCCGCTCCTGGGGGGACCCTCCGACGTCACCAGCGCCGCCAACGCTCCCGTCCTGCCGTTCGGGCACGGGCTCGGGTACACCGCGTTCGCCCGCGAAGACCTCACCGCCGATCGGTCTGTGGCCGCCGGCGGGACCTTCACGGCCACGGTCACGGTGCGCAACGCGGGCGAGCGGAGCGGCACCGACGTGGTGCAGCTGTACGCCCACGATCCCGTCGCCACGATCACCAGGCCCCAGGCCCAGCTGCTCGCCTACCAGCGGGTGACCCTCGAGCCCGGTGAATCGGCGACGGTCACGTTCGAGGTCCCCACCCAGCGGCTCGCCTTCAGCGGACGCGACCTCACCCGCATCGTCGAGCCGGGCACGATCCACCTGTGGGTGGGACCGTCGGTCGCCGAGCGCGAGACGACGACGACGCTCGAGATCACCGGAGGGGTCCACCCCGTCGGGGCGGGCGATCCGCGGATGGCGACCGCCCGCGTCACGCCTGCGGCGACCTCCCGCGGCACGGCACCGACCTCCGTGGCCGCCGGCGTCCGCTGA
- a CDS encoding ATP-dependent DNA ligase, producing MGRFIYDTMANSVDIEDRTLAHLRIVVMNKLRRSESFMFDVEIGDGSGRRSFWMHPSVPMQFHFFGSRNPRINRLWIEELMLAASGPNGLSISPEPAEEENPPSPGSAPRGLS from the coding sequence ATGGGTAGGTTCATCTACGACACGATGGCGAACTCCGTTGACATCGAAGACCGGACGCTCGCTCACCTCCGGATCGTCGTGATGAACAAGCTCCGCCGGTCTGAGTCGTTCATGTTCGACGTCGAGATCGGCGACGGCAGCGGACGGCGCAGCTTCTGGATGCATCCGTCGGTGCCGATGCAGTTCCACTTCTTCGGCAGCCGGAATCCGCGCATCAACCGCCTCTGGATCGAAGAGCTCATGCTCGCCGCAAGCGGCCCGAACGGCCTGAGCATCTCGCCCGAGCCTGCGGAGGAAGAGAACCCGCCGAGCCCGGGTTCAGCTCCCCGCGGTCTCAGCTGA
- a CDS encoding GIY-YIG nuclease family protein → MGIRRVMPGPCVLCGARRGDRRNGEWFCSVCDWRVGDVPDPDLPPPRIDVVYYLGYAERVKIGTTREPRARLRAIRHDELLAFEPGDRTVERSRHDLFAHLREGGEWFTSAPDLLAHIGALPGSVDPWGSYARWVSSAHRERL, encoded by the coding sequence ATGGGGATCAGGCGGGTGATGCCGGGGCCGTGCGTGCTGTGCGGCGCGCGTCGGGGCGATCGCCGGAACGGCGAGTGGTTCTGCTCCGTGTGCGACTGGCGCGTCGGCGATGTCCCCGATCCGGATCTCCCGCCGCCTCGGATCGACGTCGTGTACTACCTCGGGTACGCCGAGAGGGTGAAGATCGGCACCACACGTGAGCCTCGCGCGCGCCTCCGCGCGATCAGGCACGACGAGCTGCTCGCCTTCGAACCCGGCGACCGCACCGTCGAGCGCTCACGGCACGACCTGTTCGCCCACCTGCGTGAAGGGGGCGAATGGTTCACCTCCGCGCCCGACCTCCTCGCGCACATCGGCGCCCTTCCCGGCAGCGTCGATCCGTGGGGCTCATACGCCCGATGGGTCAGCAGCGCGCACCGGGAGCGGCTGTGA
- a CDS encoding UBP-type zinc finger domain-containing protein — protein sequence MSETVIDPEAPPSGDGCAECLTHDGWWVHLRRCAACGHVGCCDDSLGRHATDHFRQTGHRVIQSFEPGEDWFWDYVDERIVDGPALAPPRSHPDDQPAPGPRGRVPLNWRQILQDR from the coding sequence ATGAGTGAGACAGTCATCGATCCCGAGGCTCCCCCGAGCGGCGACGGGTGCGCGGAGTGCCTGACGCACGACGGTTGGTGGGTGCACCTGCGGCGGTGCGCGGCCTGCGGTCACGTCGGATGCTGCGACGACTCGCTCGGCCGTCATGCGACGGACCACTTCCGCCAGACGGGGCACCGCGTCATCCAGAGCTTCGAACCGGGCGAAGACTGGTTCTGGGACTATGTCGACGAGCGGATCGTCGACGGGCCCGCGCTGGCGCCGCCTCGCAGTCATCCCGACGACCAGCCGGCACCCGGGCCGCGGGGTCGCGTTCCACTGAACTGGAGGCAGATCCTCCAGGACCGATGA
- a CDS encoding YdeI/OmpD-associated family protein: MTEDDVSESWPLLGDPHEVTGFIEPMVWGRSRYTVLRVPASLVAAAEEAATRRVAGRLEDVAVNLALTRAPVIDDTFVWAGSSLLRRLRLETGDPVTGWLAPVDPDEVPVPDDLAEALAAAGLRERWDLQPPATRRRQLVPVDGAGTAATRARRIEALLRSL; encoded by the coding sequence ATGACGGAGGATGACGTGAGCGAGTCGTGGCCGCTACTGGGTGACCCGCACGAGGTGACGGGGTTCATCGAGCCGATGGTGTGGGGACGGTCGCGCTACACCGTGCTGCGGGTGCCCGCCTCCCTCGTCGCCGCCGCGGAGGAGGCGGCGACTCGACGGGTCGCCGGGCGGCTGGAGGATGTCGCGGTGAACCTGGCGCTGACCCGCGCCCCGGTGATCGACGACACCTTCGTCTGGGCCGGATCCTCCCTGCTGCGCCGGCTGCGCCTGGAGACCGGCGACCCCGTCACCGGGTGGCTCGCGCCGGTCGACCCCGACGAGGTCCCGGTGCCCGACGACCTCGCCGAGGCGCTCGCCGCCGCCGGGCTGCGGGAGCGATGGGATCTGCAGCCCCCGGCCACCCGCCGCCGTCAGCTCGTGCCCGTCGACGGCGCGGGCACGGCAGCCACGCGCGCCCGTCGGATCGAGGCGCTGCTGCGCTCCCTCTGA
- a CDS encoding CinA family protein: MDAVEALAQRAQDRGARLAVAESLTCGLLASTIGKGESAQEWFAGGVVCYALDVKERVLGLEPGTDPCSPECAEHLARGVEQLIVADVAVSVTGVGGPQPSDGHPPGTVYVGWADDSGTGHRMLELDADDPLKVLEASVDAALEVFLERLT; this comes from the coding sequence ATGGACGCCGTCGAGGCGCTCGCGCAGCGCGCCCAGGATCGCGGGGCACGGCTTGCCGTGGCCGAATCGCTGACGTGCGGCCTGCTCGCCTCGACGATCGGGAAGGGCGAGTCGGCGCAGGAGTGGTTCGCCGGGGGTGTGGTCTGCTACGCGCTCGATGTGAAGGAGCGCGTTCTCGGGCTCGAACCGGGTACCGACCCCTGTTCGCCCGAGTGCGCCGAGCATCTCGCCCGCGGCGTGGAGCAGCTGATCGTCGCCGACGTCGCCGTCTCTGTGACGGGCGTGGGCGGTCCGCAGCCGTCGGATGGGCACCCTCCCGGCACCGTCTACGTCGGGTGGGCGGATGACTCCGGCACCGGCCACCGGATGCTGGAGCTCGACGCCGATGACCCCCTCAAGGTGCTCGAGGCGAGCGTCGACGCGGCACTCGAGGTCTTCCTGGAGCGCCTCACCTGA
- a CDS encoding cyclic nucleotide-binding domain-containing thioredoxin-disulfide reductase, with product MAGPNLDPVQSPTLTDSQWERLTSAAEPRDVAAGDDVFRSGERDYPMILVATGEVEIVRDALAWAEEEILARLGPGSIVGELGLLNGQAAFLSARVVEAGRMYVLPRSQLRRIMNEDDELCDIILHALWARRESLRRGSAAWTLKFLGREGSSEFLALRRFAERIDLIHAAHAVTDHDVHLAGSSGKTAFTADDLPVAFIQGEPIVRATPGIVADRLGLSYQGQADEVVDLVVVGGGPAGLAAAIYGASEGLETVLLDAVAPGGQAASTSRIENFLGFPFGVSGSDLIGQATLQALKFGVRVYAPCEAIAIERHGDDLDVTLADGRRIRTRSTIVTSGASYRRLQLDRWEDFERSGIYYAATPLELRQVAASPVVVVGGANSAGQAALYLSSNGCPVHLVVRGDDLSARMSSYLVDRLTDDPRVQVHTRSHIVGLEGDRGLRRVAIDSVGEVDARGLFCFIGADPATGWLPDLDRDDDGFVRTGTDITVQSLTRWQAMGREPLPFETSLPRIFAAGDVRRGSMKRVAAAVGEGSSAVASVHRALAG from the coding sequence ATGGCCGGTCCGAATCTCGACCCTGTCCAATCACCGACGCTGACCGACTCCCAGTGGGAGCGCCTCACGTCCGCCGCCGAGCCGCGGGATGTCGCCGCCGGCGACGACGTCTTCCGCTCGGGTGAGCGCGACTATCCCATGATCCTGGTCGCCACCGGCGAGGTGGAGATCGTGCGCGACGCGCTCGCCTGGGCGGAAGAGGAGATCCTCGCCAGGCTCGGTCCCGGCTCGATCGTCGGCGAGCTCGGACTGCTCAACGGGCAGGCGGCGTTCCTCTCCGCGCGCGTGGTCGAGGCGGGGCGGATGTATGTCCTCCCCCGGTCTCAGCTGCGTCGGATCATGAACGAAGACGACGAGCTGTGCGACATCATCCTGCACGCCCTCTGGGCCCGCCGCGAGAGCCTCCGGCGCGGGTCGGCGGCGTGGACGCTGAAGTTCCTCGGACGCGAAGGGTCGAGTGAGTTCCTCGCGCTCCGCCGATTCGCCGAGCGCATCGACCTGATCCACGCCGCGCACGCGGTGACCGATCACGACGTTCACCTAGCCGGGTCGTCGGGCAAGACCGCCTTCACGGCGGACGACCTTCCCGTCGCCTTCATCCAGGGTGAGCCGATCGTCCGAGCGACCCCGGGCATCGTGGCGGACCGCCTCGGACTCAGCTACCAGGGGCAGGCCGACGAGGTGGTCGACCTCGTGGTCGTCGGCGGCGGTCCGGCAGGCCTCGCGGCCGCGATCTACGGCGCCTCGGAGGGTCTCGAAACCGTGCTCCTCGATGCCGTCGCGCCGGGTGGGCAGGCGGCGTCGACGTCACGGATCGAGAACTTCCTCGGTTTTCCGTTCGGGGTCAGCGGCAGCGATCTGATCGGCCAGGCGACGCTCCAGGCACTGAAATTCGGCGTGCGGGTCTACGCACCCTGCGAAGCCATCGCCATCGAGCGACACGGCGACGACCTCGACGTGACCCTCGCCGACGGGCGGCGCATCCGCACGCGCAGCACGATCGTCACCTCCGGTGCCAGCTACCGCCGGCTCCAGTTGGACCGCTGGGAGGATTTCGAGCGGTCGGGCATCTACTACGCCGCGACCCCGCTCGAGCTGCGCCAGGTGGCCGCATCGCCCGTGGTCGTGGTGGGCGGGGCGAATTCCGCCGGGCAGGCGGCGCTGTATCTGTCATCGAACGGATGCCCCGTGCACCTCGTCGTGCGCGGAGACGACCTCTCGGCGCGCATGTCGAGCTACCTCGTCGACCGTCTCACCGACGACCCGCGCGTCCAGGTTCACACCCGGTCGCACATCGTCGGGCTCGAGGGCGACCGCGGACTGCGCAGGGTCGCGATCGACAGCGTGGGTGAGGTCGATGCGCGCGGCCTGTTCTGCTTCATCGGCGCCGACCCCGCGACCGGTTGGCTCCCCGACCTCGACCGCGACGACGACGGCTTCGTCCGCACGGGCACCGACATCACCGTGCAGTCGCTGACGCGGTGGCAGGCGATGGGGCGCGAGCCGCTCCCGTTCGAGACCTCGCTCCCCCGCATCTTCGCCGCCGGAGACGTGCGGCGCGGCTCGATGAAGCGTGTCGCGGCGGCGGTCGGAGAGGGATCCAGCGCCGTCGCCTCGGTGCACCGTGCTCTGGCGGGATGA